One region of Sulfuriroseicoccus oceanibius genomic DNA includes:
- the fabV gene encoding enoyl-ACP reductase FabV produces the protein MIIKPKTRGFICTTAHPDGCAANVQEQIDYVKSQPALEDGPKRVLVIGSSTGYGLASRIVPAFGSGASTVGVFFEKEGTERKTGTAGWYNAVAFEKAAHEAGLYSKSFNGDAFSHEMKKKVIDTIKEDLGQVDMVIYSLASPRRNDPDTGEAYRSVLKPIGQTYTNKNLNTDLAQIEEVTIEPASQDEIDQTVKVMGGEDWQLWIDAMEEAGVLADGFKTVAYSYIGPELTWAVYTEGTIGRAKLHLEETAKNMNERFGAGTSVVSVNKALVTQASSAIPVVPLYISLLYKVMKEKGTHEGCIEQIQRLFADHFTAENGPTLDEKGRIRIDDWEMSDDIQAHINDVWESVTTENLTEISDFDGYQTEFLRLFGFGLEGVDYEADTDPVRELPSA, from the coding sequence ATGATCATCAAGCCAAAGACCCGTGGATTCATCTGCACCACCGCGCACCCGGACGGATGTGCCGCCAACGTGCAGGAACAAATCGATTACGTGAAGTCCCAGCCCGCCTTGGAGGATGGACCGAAGCGAGTCTTGGTGATCGGGTCGTCGACTGGCTACGGACTTGCTTCGCGCATCGTGCCGGCATTCGGCTCCGGTGCATCGACGGTTGGTGTGTTCTTCGAAAAGGAAGGCACCGAGCGCAAGACTGGAACCGCCGGTTGGTACAACGCGGTGGCCTTTGAAAAAGCAGCCCACGAGGCAGGTCTCTACTCGAAGAGCTTCAACGGCGACGCCTTCTCTCACGAGATGAAGAAGAAGGTGATCGACACCATCAAAGAAGACCTCGGCCAGGTCGACATGGTGATCTACTCGTTGGCTTCTCCTCGCCGCAACGATCCGGACACAGGCGAAGCTTACCGCTCGGTGCTCAAGCCAATCGGCCAGACTTACACCAACAAGAACCTCAACACCGACCTCGCTCAGATCGAAGAGGTCACCATCGAGCCAGCCAGCCAGGATGAGATCGACCAGACCGTGAAGGTCATGGGCGGCGAAGATTGGCAGCTTTGGATCGACGCCATGGAAGAAGCCGGCGTGCTTGCCGATGGCTTCAAGACCGTGGCCTACTCGTACATTGGGCCTGAGCTGACTTGGGCGGTGTACACGGAAGGCACCATCGGTCGCGCCAAACTCCATCTCGAAGAGACCGCCAAGAACATGAACGAGCGCTTCGGTGCCGGTACTTCGGTGGTTTCAGTGAACAAAGCACTCGTCACCCAGGCGAGCTCGGCCATCCCTGTGGTGCCGCTTTACATCTCGCTCCTCTACAAGGTGATGAAGGAGAAGGGTACGCACGAGGGCTGCATCGAGCAGATCCAGCGTTTGTTCGCCGATCACTTCACAGCTGAAAACGGACCGACCCTCGACGAAAAGGGCCGCATCCGCATCGACGACTGGGAAATGTCCGACGACATCCAGGCGCACATCAACGACGTGTGGGAGTCGGTGACCACCGAGAACCTGACCGAGATCTCGGATTTCGACGGTTATCAGACCGAGTTCCTCCGTTTGTTCGGATTCGGCCTTGAGGGCGTCGACTACGAAGCCGACACCGATCCGGTGCGCGAGCTTCCATCGGCCTAA
- a CDS encoding glycine zipper 2TM domain-containing protein: MKYLKSLAVVAASSVMSLSFVSCETAQGTGTAVGAGTGAALGAVIGNNMGSGHSATGALIGAGLGGLVGNQMGATRDRANAAQAEASRANTQVVTIRNSNGSYENITLRRVQGNVWAGPRGEQYHGIPSARQLADMYAR, encoded by the coding sequence ATGAAGTATCTCAAGTCGCTCGCAGTAGTCGCGGCATCCAGCGTGATGTCGCTTTCGTTTGTCAGTTGTGAAACCGCTCAGGGCACGGGAACTGCCGTGGGAGCTGGTACCGGTGCCGCTCTTGGTGCGGTGATCGGCAACAACATGGGCTCCGGTCACTCCGCCACGGGCGCGCTCATCGGTGCGGGCCTCGGCGGCCTCGTCGGTAACCAAATGGGCGCCACCCGCGACCGCGCCAACGCCGCCCAGGCCGAGGCATCGCGCGCCAACACCCAGGTGGTCACCATTCGCAACAGCAACGGTAGTTATGAAAACATCACGCTGCGTCGTGTGCAGGGCAATGTATGGGCCGGACCTCGTGGTGAGCAGTACCACGGCATCCCAAGCGCCCGCCAACTCGCGGACATGTACGCACGTTAA
- the aroC gene encoding chorismate synthase: MSSQFGTLFRISTFGESHGGGVGVVIDGCPSGIALSEADIQVDLDRRRPGQSEITTPRNEADEAEILSGVYDGLTTGTPIAVIVRNKDHRPSAYDEMAKKYRPSHADYTYDAKYGRRNPNGGGRASARETIGRVAAAAVAKKVLATIAPEIEILPWVASIRDLNANVDPATVTFEQIESNIVRTGDPEMVDAMIDAVKAARADGNSLGGTIECVVRGVPAGWGEPVFDRIEADLAKGMLSLPATKGFEIGSGFAGTLLTGREHNDPFRLDEDGKVVTTSNRSGGVQGGITNGMPIEFRVAFKPTATIMTSQETVDNEGQETELKGKGRHDPCVLPRAVPLVEAMTALVLCDHAMRQRGQQG, from the coding sequence ATGTCTTCTCAGTTCGGCACACTCTTTCGCATCTCCACATTTGGTGAGTCCCACGGTGGTGGGGTTGGCGTGGTGATTGACGGTTGTCCTTCCGGCATTGCGCTGAGCGAAGCGGACATTCAGGTGGATTTGGACCGCCGCCGCCCAGGGCAAAGTGAGATCACCACACCACGCAACGAGGCGGATGAGGCGGAGATTTTGTCGGGCGTCTACGATGGGCTGACCACCGGCACTCCGATTGCCGTGATCGTGCGCAACAAAGATCACCGTCCGTCGGCCTACGACGAGATGGCCAAGAAGTACCGTCCGTCGCACGCGGACTACACCTACGATGCCAAGTACGGACGCCGGAACCCGAATGGAGGTGGCCGTGCGTCGGCACGTGAAACGATCGGCCGCGTGGCAGCCGCCGCGGTGGCGAAGAAGGTGCTGGCCACGATTGCGCCGGAGATTGAAATTTTGCCGTGGGTGGCGTCCATCCGCGACCTTAACGCGAACGTCGATCCGGCTACGGTTACGTTTGAGCAGATCGAGTCCAACATCGTGCGTACCGGTGATCCGGAGATGGTGGATGCCATGATCGATGCTGTGAAAGCGGCACGTGCCGACGGCAACTCGCTCGGTGGCACCATCGAGTGCGTCGTGCGCGGCGTGCCAGCCGGATGGGGTGAGCCGGTTTTCGACCGCATCGAAGCGGACCTGGCGAAGGGGATGCTTTCCTTGCCTGCGACCAAAGGGTTTGAGATCGGCTCCGGCTTCGCCGGGACGTTGCTCACCGGCCGCGAGCACAACGACCCATTCCGTCTCGATGAGGACGGCAAGGTCGTCACCACCAGCAACCGCTCCGGTGGGGTGCAGGGCGGGATCACCAATGGCATGCCGATTGAGTTCCGTGTCGCGTTCAAGCCAACGGCGACCATCATGACCAGTCAGGAGACGGTCGACAACGAAGGCCAGGAAACCGAGCTCAAGGGCAAAGGTCGCCACGATCCATGCGTGCTGCCACGCGCAGTGCCTCTCGTCGAGGCCATGACCGCGCTTGTGCTGTGCGACCACGCGATGCGCCAGCGCGGCCAGCAGGGCTAA
- a CDS encoding metallophosphoesterase gives MPVSPDLDLPEDGVVRILSDLHLGHPGSICRSVDEFRPLMEGVTTLVLNGDTTEDCSSQLASESLKQYDALIQMTGACGVAVVRTRGNHDPDAEPVGCLWAAGRKVLVTHGDVCFPYGSPWSGGLERARPALERVACEHGEVKTLDQRLALARDWAGCFHPPVRKVTSRVNGLIRVLLRAFWPPSAAWRLISTRMAALGYVDRFLDEYAPDVRVMVFGHIHRAGVWSGRRGGRTLINTGAFQPLAGRVACDLDVEGITVRKIVRGKDGRWVTAGRVWHASWESLGA, from the coding sequence ATGCCCGTCTCCCCCGATCTTGATTTGCCCGAAGATGGCGTGGTGCGGATTCTGTCCGACCTGCATCTCGGGCACCCCGGGTCGATCTGCCGGTCGGTGGACGAATTCCGCCCGCTGATGGAGGGCGTCACCACCTTGGTACTGAATGGGGACACAACCGAGGATTGCTCTTCTCAGTTGGCCTCGGAATCGCTGAAACAGTACGATGCTCTGATCCAGATGACGGGGGCGTGCGGCGTGGCCGTGGTGCGCACGCGAGGCAACCACGATCCCGATGCCGAGCCTGTTGGCTGTTTGTGGGCAGCTGGGCGCAAGGTGTTGGTGACACACGGGGATGTGTGTTTTCCATATGGTTCGCCGTGGAGTGGTGGGCTCGAGCGGGCACGGCCTGCGCTGGAGCGAGTAGCGTGCGAGCATGGCGAGGTGAAGACACTCGACCAGCGACTGGCGTTGGCGCGGGACTGGGCTGGCTGTTTTCATCCTCCCGTACGCAAGGTGACTTCGCGTGTGAATGGATTGATCCGCGTGTTGTTGCGTGCGTTTTGGCCACCGAGCGCCGCGTGGCGGTTGATTTCCACGCGGATGGCTGCGTTGGGCTATGTGGACCGTTTCCTCGACGAGTACGCGCCGGATGTGCGGGTAATGGTTTTCGGGCACATTCATCGGGCGGGTGTGTGGTCGGGGCGACGCGGCGGCCGGACGTTGATCAATACGGGTGCCTTTCAGCCGTTGGCGGGGCGCGTGGCTTGCGATTTGGATGTTGAAGGGATCACGGTGCGCAAGATCGTGCGCGGCAAGGATGGGCGCTGGGTGACGGCGGGGCGTGTGTGGCATGCGTCGTGGGAGAGTCTCGGGGCGTGA
- the rfbA gene encoding glucose-1-phosphate thymidylyltransferase RfbA produces MQQKGIILAGGAGTRLDPLTRVACKQLLPIYDKPMIYYPLATLMLGGIREILIISTPKDLPQIEEILGDGSQLGIRIEYAEQAKPEGIAQAFLIAEEFLAGSGATLILGDNIFYGKLDFFRRAIEGVNQDGGACVFGYHVRDPERFGVVEFDKDGKVLSIEEKPAEPKSSYAVPGLYVYDGSVVARTKALEPSARGELEITDLNNAYLSDGELKVELLGRGIAWLDTGTPGSLLEAGHYIATIERQQSYKVACLEEVAFNMGFIDLAQLEELIGETRNPYNKEYLEMVRDEQVGH; encoded by the coding sequence ATGCAGCAAAAAGGCATCATTCTCGCAGGGGGAGCTGGCACACGGCTCGACCCATTGACCCGCGTCGCGTGCAAGCAGCTCTTGCCGATTTACGACAAGCCGATGATCTACTATCCATTGGCGACGTTGATGTTGGGCGGGATCCGCGAGATCTTGATTATTTCGACTCCGAAGGATTTGCCTCAGATCGAGGAAATTCTTGGGGATGGATCGCAGTTGGGCATCCGCATTGAGTATGCCGAGCAGGCGAAGCCGGAGGGGATTGCCCAGGCATTCCTGATTGCCGAGGAGTTCTTGGCTGGATCCGGAGCGACGCTCATTTTGGGCGACAACATTTTCTACGGTAAGCTCGACTTCTTCCGCCGTGCGATCGAAGGCGTGAACCAAGACGGCGGTGCCTGTGTCTTTGGTTACCACGTGCGCGATCCTGAGCGATTCGGTGTGGTGGAGTTCGACAAAGACGGCAAGGTGCTCTCGATCGAGGAAAAACCTGCCGAACCGAAGAGCTCGTACGCGGTGCCTGGTCTCTACGTTTACGACGGGTCGGTCGTGGCCCGTACCAAGGCGCTCGAGCCATCTGCTCGCGGTGAGCTGGAGATTACCGATTTGAACAACGCTTACCTTAGCGATGGCGAACTGAAGGTGGAATTGCTGGGCCGCGGCATCGCGTGGCTCGACACCGGAACCCCGGGCAGCCTGCTCGAAGCCGGCCACTACATTGCGACCATCGAGCGTCAGCAGAGTTATAAGGTGGCGTGTCTGGAGGAAGTTGCCTTCAACATGGGCTTCATCGACCTGGCTCAGCTCGAAGAGCTCATCGGCGAAACGCGCAACCCGTACAACAAAGAGTACCTCGAAATGGTGCGCGACGAACAGGTCGGGCACTAA
- a CDS encoding ABC transporter ATP-binding protein gives MAKSPQPNAPMRKLTRKEVSKLSTKEFLKEAGAPVKRLYEYVKPYKLRFFIGIFFGVLFGLYNAAMIFGMKFVFETVLPGDPDKPRQLEAPEIPIINKKIPLPEVNLNDDQAFWVVIGVCGFIPVLIAIRGLLNYVNQYCMLWVGQKVLYDLRSTCFNRLMSQSLQFYSKQKTGELIQTVFNQTRMAASTGSDLAANLVKHPISILSMVIALFFLDWIFAVCALFVFPLCMVPVVQISKKVRKAGGREEEEAGAIMVTMQEAFAGIRVVKSHAREDYESNRFNSASKLLMQLIMRWRKAIIIVAPMVETVASFGIGAGLAYAWATDMPASKFLVLYAALIGIYPHVKALSQLQIMVQKTLVATTKVFSIIDKPLDIDDKENAIELKNCKGEIEFKDVAFNYVKDTPAVQGINFKVEQGKSYALVGESGSGKSTLFSLLLRFYDPKQGAILIDGVDIRDYSQQSLRDNIGIVNQDTFLFHDTIYNNIRYGNLDATKEDIYRAAEQAHAHEFILAQDKGYDTVIGDKGGNLSGGQQQRLTIARAFVRSAPILLLDEATSALDSKSEAHIHDAIDKLSQDRTVIAIAHRLSTILNADQIVMMKDSKILDIAPHAVLVERCPEYKRLYDLQFQSQEEI, from the coding sequence ATGGCCAAATCGCCACAACCCAACGCCCCAATGCGCAAACTCACGCGCAAAGAGGTCTCGAAACTCAGCACCAAGGAGTTCCTCAAGGAAGCCGGAGCACCTGTGAAGCGGCTCTATGAGTACGTAAAACCGTACAAACTCCGCTTCTTCATCGGAATCTTCTTCGGCGTGCTCTTCGGCCTCTACAACGCGGCCATGATCTTCGGGATGAAGTTCGTCTTCGAGACCGTCCTCCCCGGCGACCCCGACAAACCGCGCCAGTTGGAGGCTCCCGAGATCCCGATCATCAACAAAAAGATCCCCCTCCCCGAGGTCAACCTCAACGATGATCAGGCATTCTGGGTGGTCATCGGCGTTTGCGGGTTCATTCCCGTGCTCATCGCCATCCGCGGCCTGCTCAATTACGTCAACCAGTACTGCATGCTATGGGTCGGCCAAAAAGTGCTCTACGATCTGCGCTCGACCTGCTTCAACCGCCTGATGAGCCAGTCGCTGCAGTTCTACTCGAAGCAGAAGACCGGTGAACTGATTCAAACCGTCTTCAACCAAACCCGCATGGCGGCATCGACCGGCAGTGACTTGGCTGCCAACCTGGTCAAGCACCCGATTTCCATCTTGTCCATGGTGATTGCCCTCTTCTTTCTCGATTGGATCTTCGCCGTCTGTGCGCTGTTTGTCTTCCCGCTGTGCATGGTTCCCGTGGTCCAGATCAGCAAGAAGGTCCGCAAAGCCGGTGGCCGCGAAGAAGAGGAGGCCGGTGCCATCATGGTCACCATGCAGGAAGCGTTCGCCGGGATCCGCGTGGTGAAATCCCACGCCCGCGAAGACTACGAAAGCAATCGCTTCAACAGCGCGAGTAAGTTGCTGATGCAGCTCATCATGCGCTGGCGCAAGGCCATCATCATCGTCGCGCCGATGGTGGAAACCGTGGCGTCCTTCGGTATCGGCGCCGGTCTGGCCTACGCCTGGGCCACTGACATGCCGGCCTCGAAGTTCCTCGTCTTGTACGCGGCGCTGATCGGGATCTACCCGCACGTGAAGGCGCTCTCACAGTTGCAGATCATGGTGCAAAAGACCCTCGTCGCCACGACCAAGGTCTTCAGCATCATCGACAAACCACTCGATATCGACGACAAGGAAAACGCCATCGAACTCAAGAACTGCAAGGGCGAGATCGAGTTCAAAGACGTCGCGTTCAACTACGTCAAAGACACCCCGGCGGTGCAGGGCATCAACTTCAAGGTCGAACAAGGCAAGAGCTACGCGCTGGTCGGCGAGTCCGGCTCCGGCAAGTCCACTTTGTTCAGCCTCCTGCTGCGCTTCTACGATCCGAAGCAAGGCGCCATCCTCATCGACGGCGTGGACATCCGCGATTACTCCCAGCAGTCGCTGCGCGATAACATCGGCATCGTGAACCAGGATACTTTCCTCTTCCACGACACCATCTACAACAACATCCGCTACGGCAATCTGGACGCCACCAAGGAAGACATCTACCGCGCCGCGGAGCAGGCCCACGCTCACGAGTTCATCCTCGCCCAGGACAAGGGCTACGACACCGTCATCGGCGACAAAGGCGGAAACCTCTCCGGCGGCCAGCAACAGCGACTCACCATCGCCCGCGCATTCGTCCGCAGCGCACCGATCCTCCTCCTCGACGAAGCCACCTCGGCGCTCGACTCCAAGAGTGAAGCGCACATTCACGATGCGATCGACAAGTTGTCCCAGGACCGCACGGTCATCGCCATCGCCCACCGCTTGTCGACCATCCTCAACGCCGACCAGATCGTGATGATGAAGGACTCCAAGATCCTCGACATCGCGCCGCACGCGGTGTTGGTCGAACGTTGCCCTGAGTACAAGCGCCTCTACGACCTGCAGTTCCAGTCGCAGGAAGAGATCTAG
- a CDS encoding carboxypeptidase M32, with amino-acid sequence MSDSCYDRLCALDREVAPLGQAMAVMGWDQEVNLPPKGLAARASALAALAGESHRRLSAPEVGEWLAGAEAEGANDEVAAANLRLWREGYDRRTKLPQSFVEEKSKVSSEAKMAWAGARKASDFALFAPLLEKQVELARRQSDYLGYDDHPYDALINLYERGMTTAKLRSLFGSFRAELAEIAAEAVERTKANPSREFTGSFPVEAQQQFNREVAESIGFDFEAGRIDTTTHPFCSGNAPGDTRLTTRYYDHDFSASCFGVLHEAGHGLYDQGLPAEHYPHPAYESVSLGIHESQSRMWENHVGRGLAFWQRWTQRAGELFPQLAGWTPEEMVAAVNRANFSFIRVDADEATYDLHIALRFEIEQALVSGELEVKDVPAAWNSAFKQSFGLEVPDDSKGCLQDIHWAMGGIGYFPTYTLGNLASAQLMEAAMQDESVASGYHAGDTLPLLAWMRERVHRHGSILTPDEIIQKATGKELSPDAFLGHLRTRFLG; translated from the coding sequence ATGTCAGATTCTTGCTACGATCGATTGTGTGCGTTGGACCGTGAGGTGGCTCCGTTGGGGCAGGCGATGGCGGTGATGGGGTGGGACCAGGAAGTGAACCTGCCACCCAAAGGGTTGGCGGCCCGTGCGTCGGCGCTGGCTGCATTGGCGGGTGAGTCGCATCGTCGGCTGTCCGCGCCCGAGGTCGGCGAGTGGCTGGCTGGTGCCGAGGCGGAGGGTGCCAACGACGAGGTGGCTGCGGCCAACCTGCGGCTGTGGCGCGAGGGGTATGATCGCAGAACCAAGTTGCCGCAGTCGTTTGTCGAGGAGAAGTCCAAGGTATCGAGCGAGGCGAAGATGGCGTGGGCAGGGGCGCGCAAGGCGTCGGACTTTGCGTTGTTCGCCCCATTGCTGGAGAAGCAGGTCGAGCTTGCTCGGCGTCAGTCGGACTATTTGGGTTATGACGACCATCCGTACGATGCGTTGATTAATTTGTACGAGCGGGGGATGACGACGGCGAAGTTGCGTTCCTTGTTTGGCTCGTTCCGTGCAGAGTTGGCGGAGATTGCAGCGGAGGCGGTCGAGCGGACGAAAGCGAACCCGTCACGTGAATTCACCGGATCGTTCCCGGTGGAGGCGCAACAACAGTTCAACCGGGAGGTGGCGGAGTCGATCGGCTTCGACTTCGAGGCCGGGCGGATCGACACGACGACGCATCCATTCTGCAGTGGCAACGCACCGGGCGACACGCGTTTGACCACGCGGTATTATGACCATGACTTTTCGGCATCGTGCTTCGGTGTGTTGCACGAGGCGGGTCATGGGTTGTACGACCAAGGGTTGCCGGCCGAGCACTACCCGCATCCGGCGTATGAGTCGGTGTCGTTGGGGATCCACGAGTCGCAGTCGCGGATGTGGGAGAACCACGTGGGCCGCGGCCTCGCGTTCTGGCAGCGTTGGACCCAGCGGGCTGGGGAGTTGTTCCCTCAGTTGGCAGGCTGGACGCCGGAGGAAATGGTGGCGGCGGTGAACCGTGCGAACTTCAGTTTCATCCGGGTGGATGCCGATGAGGCGACTTACGACCTGCACATCGCGCTGCGGTTTGAGATCGAGCAGGCGTTGGTGAGCGGTGAACTGGAGGTCAAAGATGTGCCGGCCGCGTGGAATTCCGCGTTCAAGCAGAGCTTCGGTCTGGAGGTTCCCGACGACTCCAAGGGCTGCCTGCAGGATATCCATTGGGCGATGGGTGGGATCGGATATTTCCCGACCTACACGCTGGGGAACCTGGCATCGGCCCAGCTGATGGAAGCGGCGATGCAGGATGAATCGGTGGCATCAGGCTATCATGCGGGGGATACCTTGCCGTTGCTCGCGTGGATGCGCGAGAGGGTGCATCGTCACGGCAGTATTCTGACGCCGGATGAGATCATCCAAAAGGCGACCGGCAAGGAATTGTCTCCCGATGCGTTCCTGGGTCACCTGCGCACGCGGTTCCTGGGGTAG
- a CDS encoding peptidylprolyl isomerase, whose translation MIKQFLKSLPAVVAAVTVSFAAATSSARAADDIRIELKTSKGKIEATIFASKVPKTAANFLNLAKRGYYDGLMFHRVIKDFMIQGGDPTGTGRGGPGYRFGDEFDATLKHSKPGIFSMANAGPGTNGSQFFITHKPTPWLNGKHSVFGEVTKGQKVVNAIAKGDKIVSIKILDSTDQLFAEQEANLSKWNAVLDANKR comes from the coding sequence ATGATCAAGCAATTCTTGAAATCCCTCCCTGCCGTGGTCGCTGCTGTGACCGTTTCCTTTGCCGCCGCGACGTCTTCCGCCCGCGCTGCTGACGATATCCGTATCGAGCTCAAGACCAGCAAGGGCAAGATCGAAGCGACCATCTTCGCCTCCAAGGTGCCGAAGACCGCTGCCAACTTCCTCAACCTGGCCAAGCGCGGTTATTACGACGGCTTGATGTTCCACCGCGTGATCAAAGACTTCATGATCCAGGGTGGTGACCCAACCGGGACCGGCCGTGGTGGTCCGGGCTACCGTTTCGGCGATGAGTTCGATGCTACGCTCAAGCACAGCAAGCCGGGCATTTTCTCGATGGCGAATGCCGGTCCTGGGACCAATGGTTCGCAGTTCTTCATCACCCACAAGCCGACCCCATGGCTCAATGGCAAGCATTCCGTGTTCGGTGAAGTAACCAAAGGTCAGAAGGTGGTGAATGCGATCGCCAAAGGGGATAAGATTGTCAGCATCAAGATCCTTGATTCGACCGATCAGCTCTTTGCCGAGCAAGAGGCAAACCTCTCCAAGTGGAACGCGGTGCTTGATGCGAACAAACGCTAG
- a CDS encoding PEP-CTERM sorting domain-containing protein encodes MKIQSWKHSWAAAVSTVAACSLIASADAAFVMSDVEVWVDHSSAAGAGSLSEAVLVIDWSTGNSDDAPLAWGMRWDSSVSLSGTDFLNTVLNGDPRLTGHFDTHPDFGAFLTGFTYAGDSDGNGPRTALSDNDNFIYWAYSEYNPSSGQPEPWAEGSDPTTSLNVSATGADWRTLEDGSYDVWKYSGTDFDFNYTDPTPLRDPIATRVPEPTVSLLASLGIVGLGLRRRRS; translated from the coding sequence ATGAAGATCCAATCCTGGAAGCACAGTTGGGCTGCCGCGGTATCGACCGTCGCAGCATGTAGTCTCATAGCATCCGCCGATGCCGCATTCGTCATGTCAGACGTCGAGGTCTGGGTCGATCACAGCTCGGCCGCAGGCGCCGGGTCGCTCTCCGAAGCGGTGCTGGTCATCGACTGGTCCACCGGCAACTCGGACGACGCACCACTCGCTTGGGGAATGCGCTGGGATTCCTCGGTTTCCCTCAGTGGCACCGATTTCCTCAACACCGTCCTCAACGGCGACCCACGCCTCACCGGACACTTCGACACCCACCCGGACTTCGGAGCGTTCCTCACTGGCTTCACCTACGCCGGTGATAGTGACGGCAACGGCCCACGCACCGCCCTGTCGGACAACGACAACTTCATCTACTGGGCCTACTCCGAGTACAACCCATCCTCCGGGCAGCCAGAGCCATGGGCCGAAGGTAGCGACCCTACCACCAGCCTCAATGTCAGCGCCACAGGAGCCGACTGGCGCACGCTCGAAGACGGCAGCTACGATGTCTGGAAATACTCAGGCACCGACTTCGATTTCAACTACACCGATCCGACCCCACTAAGGGATCCCATCGCAACCCGCGTACC